The stretch of DNA CGTGGGCGCGCCCGCCATCGAGCTGCACACCGGGCGTTATGCCGATGCCGAAACGCCGAGCGAGGTGGCCGAGGAGCTGCGGCGTGTGGCCGACGGCGTGGCTTTCGGCCTGGGCCAGGGCCTGATCGTCAATGCCGGCCACGGCCTGCATTACCACAACGTCGAGGCGGTCGCGGCGATCAAGGGCATCAACGAGTTGAACATCGGCCATGCGCTGGTGGCCCATGCGCTGTTCGTCGGTTTCAAAGGCGCAGTGGCGGAGATGAAGGCGCTGATCCTGGCGGCGGCCAAGGCCTGACGGAGACTCTGTAGCCGCTGCCGCAGGCTGCGATCGACCGGAACGGTCGTGGCGATTTTACGGTTGTTCAGGTCCTGCGGACTTGTCGCAATCGTCGGCAGCGGCTTTCTACGCAGAGGGTTTAAAGCGGCGGGGTTTCCTGGGTCGGCTTGGTCTTGTCCACGCCCGGCACGTGCAGGTTGCCCTCGGCCACCTGGTCGCCTTCCAGCTGCGGCTGTGTAACCCAGGTCAGAATGTCGTAGTAGCGACGGATGTTGGCGACGAAATGCACCGGCTCGCCGCCCCGGGCGTAGCCATAGCGGGTCTTGCTGTACCACTGCTTCTGCGAGAGACGCGGCAGCATCTTCTTCACGTCCAGCCACTTGTTCGGGTTCAGCCCTTCCTTTTGCGCCAGCTTGCGGGCGTCGTCCAGATGGCCGCTGCCGACGTTATAGGCGGCGAGGGCGAACCAGGTGCGGTCCGGCTCTTCGATCTTGTCGTCCAGTTGATCCTTCATGTACGCCAGGTACTTGGCGCCGCCCTGGATGCTTTGCTTGGCGTCCAGGCGGTTGGATACGCCCATGGCCTGGGCGGTGTTCTGGGTCAGCATCATCAGGCCGCGCACGCCGGTCTTGGAGGTGACGCTCGGTTGCCACAAGGATTCCTGGTAACCGATGGCCGCCAGCAGGCGCCAGTCGACCTTTTCTTCCTTGGCCGAGGCCTTGAAGTGCTTCTCGTATTTGGGCAGGCGCTGTTGCAGGTGCTGGGCAAAGGTGTAGGCGCCGACATAACCCAGGACGTCCACATGCCCGTAATAACGGTCCTTCAGGCGCTGCAGGGTGCCGTTCTTCTGCACCTTGTCGAGGAAGGCGTTGATTTCGTTGAGCAGGCTGTTGTCTTCGCCGGCGGCCACGGCCCAGCTCTGGTTGCTGGCATCGCCAAGGTCGAAGGCCACGCGGATATTGGCGAAATACACCTGGTTCATCGCCACTTCGTTGGAGTCCACCAGGGTCAGGTCGATCTGCCCCTCGTCGACCATACGTAGCAGGTCGACCACTTCGACCTCGTCGGACTCTTCGTATTGAATGCCGGGGTATTTCAGCTTGAGTGCGGCCAGTTGTTCGGCGTGGGTGCTGCCCTTGAGGACCATGATCTTCTTGCCGACCAGATCGCCCGCGTCAGTAGGGCGGGACTGGCCGTTGCGGTAGATGATCTGCGGGGTGACTTCCAGATAGGTGTGGGAAAACCGGACTTGCTGCTTGCGTTTCTCGCTGCTGACCAGACCGGCAGCAGCCAGCACCGGGCCGTTAGGTTTACCCAGCTGGTCGAAGAGGTCGTCGAGGTTGTCCGCGGTTTCGATCTTCAGCGTCACCCCCAGGTCGTCGGCGAAACGTTTCACCAGCTCGTATTCGAAGCCGGTTTCACCGTTGCGATCCTGAAAGTAGGTGGCCGGGCTGTTACGGGTGACCACCCGCAGCACGCCATCCTCCTTTACTCGCTCGAGCGTGCTGGGTTTCTCAACGCAGGCACTGAGCATCAGGAAGAGTCCGGTTGCGATGAGCCATCGGGCACAGCGCGGACGTAAAGCCATAGGGGAAAACATCTGCGCAGTATACGCAAAGGACAACAACCGCCATATCTCGACAGCGAAGGGCTTGTCTGCTAGAGGTTCCAGCCCCCGGCCAGGGCCCTCGGGAATGGGCCTTCGGGGCCCGTGGAGAGGGGTGAAATAACCCTGCTGAATGGTCCTGACGAGCCTTTGTCACAGGGTGCTGCGCGCGGGCCGACGTCTGGCTGCGCTCGGGCGTGCCGTTTCGGGTGCCGTCGCGGGCGGTTTACGCTAGAATGCACGGCCTCAAAGCACACCCCCTTCCCGAGGCTGTCCCGAAGATGTTGATCCTGCGCGGCGCTCCTGCCCTTTCTGCCTTTCGCCACAGCAAACTCCTTGAGCAACTGAGCCAGAAGGTTCCAGCTGTCAGTGGCCTGTATGCTGAATTCGCTCACTTCGCCGAAGTTACCGGCGTCCTGACCGGCGACGAACAGCAGGTGCTTGCGCGCCTTCTGAAGTACGGCCCAAGCGTACCGGTGCAAGAACCTACCGGTCGTCTGTTCCTGGTGCTGCCGCGTTTCGGCACCATCTCGCCATGGTCGAGCAAGGCCAGCGATATCGCCCGCAACTGTGGCCTGAGCAAGATCCAGCGCCTGGAGCGCGGCATTGCCTTCTATGTGGCCGGTGAATTCAGCGACGCGCAAGCGCAGTTGATCGCCGACACTCTGCACGACCGCATGACCCAGATCGTGCTGGGCAACCTGGAGCAGGCTGCCGGCCTGTTCAGCCATGCCACGCCGAAGCCGCTGACCGCCATCGATATCCTCGGTGGTGGCCGCGCCGCGCTGGAACAGGCCAACACCGAACTGGGCCTGGCCCTGGCCGAAGACGAAATCGATTACCTGGTCAACGCCTTCCAGGGCCTCAAGCGCAACCCGC from Pseudomonas chlororaphis subsp. chlororaphis encodes:
- the mltF gene encoding membrane-bound lytic murein transglycosylase MltF codes for the protein MFSPMALRPRCARWLIATGLFLMLSACVEKPSTLERVKEDGVLRVVTRNSPATYFQDRNGETGFEYELVKRFADDLGVTLKIETADNLDDLFDQLGKPNGPVLAAAGLVSSEKRKQQVRFSHTYLEVTPQIIYRNGQSRPTDAGDLVGKKIMVLKGSTHAEQLAALKLKYPGIQYEESDEVEVVDLLRMVDEGQIDLTLVDSNEVAMNQVYFANIRVAFDLGDASNQSWAVAAGEDNSLLNEINAFLDKVQKNGTLQRLKDRYYGHVDVLGYVGAYTFAQHLQQRLPKYEKHFKASAKEEKVDWRLLAAIGYQESLWQPSVTSKTGVRGLMMLTQNTAQAMGVSNRLDAKQSIQGGAKYLAYMKDQLDDKIEEPDRTWFALAAYNVGSGHLDDARKLAQKEGLNPNKWLDVKKMLPRLSQKQWYSKTRYGYARGGEPVHFVANIRRYYDILTWVTQPQLEGDQVAEGNLHVPGVDKTKPTQETPPL